The Prosthecobacter sp. SYSU 5D2 nucleotide sequence TCAGTGAGATAGAACGCGAGCGAGCAAATCCGACGCTGACCGTGACCTTCCGTATTGCCCGTGCATTTGGGATGAGCCTGCAGGAACTCATCGGCAGCGTGGAGGCTGAGGTGGCAAAGATCCAGGTAACCCGCGCAGGAGACCGGGGCCAGGTGTACCGCATGGACAAGCAATGCGAGATCCGCACCCTGTCACCGCTGAATTTGGAGAAGGATGTGGAGTTCTATGAACTGAAACTGAAGGCGGGCGGAGCACTGAGGAGCCAGGCACACTTTGAAGGTACGCGGGAGTTTTTAACCGTGGTGGATGGACGGGTGCGGGTGGAAACGGCCGGCGAGGGCGAGGAGCTGGAAAAAGGAGATTCCGGCACATACCCGGTGGATGTCCCGCACGCGATTGTGAACTTGGGGCAGGATGAAGCGCTGGTTTTCCTGGTCGTTATCTATCGATAAGATTCACGCAGGCGAAACTGGTGATGGAAAGGAAAAAGCCCTGTGAGGGGATACCTCACAGGGCTTTTGGAAGCGAATTGCTTCGCCGATCAGGTGGCGTCCCGGTGGGACGCGCCTCGATTACTTCTTCTTCGCAGCCTTCTTGGCAGCCTTCTTGGCAGGGGCGGCCTTCTTGGCAGGGGCTGCTGCTTTCTTGGCTGGAGCAGCCTTCTTGGCTGGAGCGGCCTTCTTAGCAGGGGCAGCTGCCTTTTTGGCAGGAGCGGCCTTCTTCGCAGGAGCTGCTGCCTTCTTGGCAGGAGCGGCCTTCTTCGCAGGCGCAGCCTTCTTGGCGGCGGCTTTCTTTGCAGCTTTCTTAGCCATATTAGTGTTCCTCTTGTTGTTGTTGGTTGCTTTGTTTGTTTGTTTTGCCGCAGGTGCAGCAGAGCTGCCACTACGGACATTCTTTGGGGCACCGGCCTTGTCGGCGGCGCGCTTTTCCTCAATCGCAGCCTGCGCAGCGGCAAGGCGGGCGACCGGGACACGGAAAGGACTGCAACTGACATAGTTCAGGCCGACCGAGTGGAAGAACTTGACACTGTCCGGATCACCGCCGTGCTCACCGCAGATACCAAGCTTGATGTCAGGACGTGTGGCACGGCCTTTCTCAATGGCGATCTTGACGAGCTGGCCGACAC carries:
- a CDS encoding XRE family transcriptional regulator, with translation MAKKKTVHKTEMAPEEIGEFVGRRVKKLRTDRGWSLEELAQTSGVSRSMLSEIERERANPTLTVTFRIARAFGMSLQELIGSVEAEVAKIQVTRAGDRGQVYRMDKQCEIRTLSPLNLEKDVEFYELKLKAGGALRSQAHFEGTREFLTVVDGRVRVETAGEGEELEKGDSGTYPVDVPHAIVNLGQDEALVFLVVIYR